CACCAGCTGATCCACTCCGGAGAGAAACCCTATGACTGTAAAGACTGCGGGAAGCAGTTCAACCACAAGAGTAACCTcactaaacacacacgcatccacacaggtgagaagccCTTTGAGTGTGAGCACTGTAAGAGGTGTTTCAGGCTCCTGCAGCACCTCACAAACCACCGACTGACCCACGACAGGAAGCACACTTTGGACCCGAGACTCTGACGCTGCAGCTGAGGAGGCCGAGCAGGTCGGTGCTTCAGTGCCACTGTCACTGGGTTTAAGTGTAACTGACGAACAAATGAAATCAGTTCTCTGTCAAAAACATGGGAAACTTTTCCTCTTCAAAAGTTCACAGAGACTCAGTCCTCTTTACCAGACCTgctgtttacctgctgtttacctgctgtttacctgctgtttacctgctgtttacctgctgtttaCCTGTGACTCACTGAAACTGGCTTCACTGTGATAAACAGTACCGTCGGTGTCACTGTAAAGGTGTTTGGACATTCTGACCTCCCTCTCcgtgtgtttgctgtctgtaGCTGGCAGCTTTAAACAGTCTCACTGAAGATGACTCATACTGGAGCAGTAATTTTACCACTAGGTGGCGCTGCTGCTGCATCCTCTCTCCACCTGTCCCCAGCTCATCACATCTAAACTGTGGACACCCTTCAATTCCTGACCGACAATGTCCAAGGTCCAGACGTCCCCGCAGGGTCGGTGTGATTACCTGGAACATGTGACTCCTCTGCTCAggttaaagaaaatatttcatttcaaagatTCAGTAAAACTTTAAACTGTAGACATAACCAAGAAAAGACGAAGCGTGACCACAGTAAAATGTGACTTCCTGTTGTGAATCAGTGGTTTGTCATCGCTGCAGTAATTACTGGCTCATAGTTAAAGTTACTGTCAGCTGTTTGTCACTGTTTATCCTGAGGAAACACGCTGTCGAATGCCAGTAAATCCTGTGGCAGCTGAACTGTTTggacacagcgtgtgtgtgtgtgtgtccaatgTTTGTGTACGTTATCACACACAGTACGACAGTTGCTCAActctgatctgacctgagagacGTTTCCAAACTCTGATGAGTCACAGGTTTATCGAACTGAACCAGGAGGCTTCAAATGATGGGACGGCAGCGCCGCAGAGACATTCAGCGAGCAGTcttcacacagaggaagaacgACAGGAACCAGGATGGAGAGACTGAGCGCACTCGTCTATCTGACTTTACTTTGTGTGGCTTCAAGTGCGGTGAgtctcacatcacatcagttACATTTTTATATGTTCAGACGTTTTAATTCCCACTGgtgataaaaggaaaaaaggctTTGTTATTATTCTCCCACTGAGACGGTGGGATCAAACACGATGAAGATAAATGGTGCTGTTCATCAGAACAATGAAACTGTTTGTGAATTAGCAGCAAATTACATAGAATTTTATTGCATATTAAATAATTTCCTTACTTTAGACAGTTtagttaaatatataaatgtttttaaatatttaaatgcaagAAATAGCTTTTTTaaaagagccaaaaaaaaaataaaaaaaggaaaacatctgcactttcactgactttcttttccttgtttccGTCTCTTCAGGCCAACATCGTCGACCCCAGAGGAGCTCGTCCGGTGGAGCACGGCACCAGATCTGAGAAATGTGCCGCTCAGAAGGAGTGGCCTTTCTGCACAGATGATGACTGGGTAAACACCGTCTCTGCTCCCTCGTTCTGTCCTCCTGACACACGTTCATCACATTTTACCGGAGCTCAAATCAGATTAGTGTTTTTTATTAGTCCTGCCTCCACACTCATTCAAAGTTTTATACCCCTTCCTTCTCCCTCAGGGCTCTAAATGCCCCTCAGGCTGCAGAATCCAGGGTCTGATGGATAAATACGACCACACCCTGCTGAAGAAGATCGAGAAGATCCGCGCTTTCCTGGATCAGAACAGGGCAAAGCACCGTTCTGCCGACCAGGTGTCCAAACAGACCTATGACTACCTGAGGGACAAACTCGTTGTCGACTCTGGTTAGTGGAGTTCATTAAAGCAGAGTGTGACCTTGGCACAGACACTTGTcatgtgctgtatgtgtttaGTGTGAAGGTGATTTATATTATGTGTTCATACCAACGTGTTCTCTCTGCTTCCACCAGGTTACGATAACAACTACTACGACTTGGCCCAGAGTCTCCGTCAGAGAATCACAGACATGAAAATCAAGATCGACAGACAGCTGAGGATCCTGGCCGCTCTGAAGGACCGGGTCAAAGACCAGGTGGTGGAGATGCAGAGGCTGGAGGTGCGGACACACAACATGTACACGTTTTACACAGTGTGCTTTGTTTTGTAGTTAAAATGTTCACATGACTTCAAAGTGTCTGGTGTCCaactctgtgtctcctctgtcagGTGGACATTGACATTAAGCTCCGTTCCTGCAAAGGATCCTGCAGCAGCTACTCCGAGTACCAAGTGGACAAGGAGAGCTACGTGGAACTGGACAAACAGGTGAGTACCGACCTCTGTGGTTCAGCCACAGCCAAACCGGAGGAACCAGGAACTCAGCCGGTTACTGGCCCCAAAAAAATTGTATTAAAGGTTGATAAGCAAAAGTTGAGGTTGTGAGTTGTTTGGTTTTGTAAGAGGTCACTCTGTCCGCTCCCCAGATTAACCAGCTGGACTCCCAGTCAGCTCAGAACATCGAGACTGTGGGGACGCTGTACGTGATGAAGAGCAGGCCGCTGCAGGAGGTGGTTGTGAGCAGCATCTACAAATCGGGTCTTGATGGCGAAGTGGCTGCACAGCAGAAAGAGGACATGTTCCCTGAGGTGAGCGAGGAAAAGTCCTCTGGTTCCACTGAAGATGTAAATGTCATGAACATATAGGTGCATATACAGGTGTGTTCCATTGTTGTAGAGATTTTTGGGAAATAAGTGGGAACTCATCATGTGACTGTAAGAAGCTGTTTGTACCGACAGCAGTGAACAACTTGGAGGTTTCTGAAAGTGTCCACAGCCATGTCAGAGGAGGTGGGACGAACCATCTCTGACCCTGAGCAGACAGAGGAATGGCCACAAGTCTCACACATAATTCATGGGGCTAATTGCTGCTTAATTTTATTGTCAAAAACACATTATTCCATCTTTTCTAGAGCCACACACATGCTTAAGTTtgccctctttttctctctcaggtgaAGACCGTCCAGTTGATTCTGGAGGAAGAAGGTTCCAGCTCCTCCCCAGCAACCATCTCCAAGGTCCCAGGTACTTCCTACTCTGCAtctacatcctcctcctcatcatcctccacttcctcctcctcctcctcttcctcctcccctacATCATCTAAATCCATCACTGAGCTCGGAGGACGTGGCGACGGTGATTTGTTTGGCGTAGGGTTTGAAGGCCTTGGCCACACCGGTACAAGCCACATGTCCACCGTCTCCTGCACCAGGAGCACTCGGAGGACTATTGTCCACACGAAGGACGGGCCAGtggagagggtggaggaggtgataGGAGGGGGCCCTGAGTGCCAGGGCTCAACAGACCTCACCAAGGGAGGGCTGAGCTCAGTGTTCCCCAGCCTTAGCCACgcgtcctcgtcctcctcttcgtcctcctcttcatctgtaACCTCCAAGACCGTCCATGTCGGCGGCTCCAAGGGAAGTCTCACCGGAAATTCCAAAACTGGTTTTGGGGATCCGTTCGCTGAAGTTGGGTTCGACCTCGGTGCGTTCCAGACCGACAATGCAGAGGATGACGTTCCCGATTTCCACGCCCGGAGTGTGAAGAGCGTGCGCGTCGAGCGACAGGCCGATTATGTAGGAAAAGGTACCGAAACATCAGAGCTGGAGTGAAATGGGCGGGGCCTACAGGGGCACATTCAGCTAGACAGCACGCTTTAGCATCAGCTAGCTCGCTAGCAAGCCCTATCTACCAAAAATACAAAGTGAGCAtagtgtttgttattgtttgttgttagagctttcattcattcacattcagtataatgtatttcattaaaacataaaactgcTGAGGCATTTTGGCTCTTTGTGTCATCGAACTGTATGAAAACTAAAGACCATGAGGAACTGTCAGGGCTGTTACGGCTGCGCTGAACAAAATGTTTGACGAGTCATCAACCAAACTCTGTACCATTTTtggttaatttaaaaataaactgaattttacatttaatgttttaatctTAATTCCTAGAAATGTCACGGAGGACGTGACTCCAGTGTCCTCGTCCGTAGCTGTGGCCTTGTTTGTaacaaaaaaccaaaagcaGCTGTGCCTTAGGATCCTGCTGATGCtgaatgcagacagacagaacaggGTTGGACAGAGGGGGTGGGACACTGGGGCAGGTGTTAGCCATTTCGTAGGGAAAGCGCCCATTTCGCCGGCGCAGAACATTTCAGCGCCGAGCCAAAGAACAAGCCGGTCCAAGCTAACTCGCGGTCTGCGGTGTGCCTCTCTCTGTTCGCAGACTGTGTCGAAGCCTACCAGAACCACCTGAAAGGGGAAACGAACGGCCTGTTTAAGATCAAACCAGGCGGCACGGACTCCGCGGGGGTAGTGGAGGTTTACTGCCAGCAGGAGGGGCTAATGGGCGGGTGGTTGTTAGTTCAGCAGAGGGAGAGCGGCCTTCTCAGCTTCAATCGCTCCTGGGCAGAGTACCGTGACGGGTTTGGCTCGGTTGACGCTCAGGGCAAGGGGGAGATTTGGCTGGGCAACCAGAACCTCCACCTGCTGACTAATCAGAGTGAGACCATGCTGAAGGTGGAGCTGGAAGACTGGGAAGGGGAAGTAGTAAGTGCTGAGTACACAATCAGTGTTGGTTCGGAGGAAGAGGGGTACCGGCTGCACGTGTCCGGGTACAGTGGGGACGCCGGAGACGCCCTGGTGCCTGATCCGTCCCACAGCGGGATGAAATTCAGCACCTTCGACAGAGATAATGATAACTGGGCGGAGAGCTGTGCAGGGATTTATGGGAGTGGGTGGTGGTTCAACAGCTGCCAGGCCGCTAACTTAAATGGGATTTATTACAAAGGCAAATACGACCCGCGGGAAAACAAGCCGTACGAGGTGGAAAACGGAGTCGTGTGGGTGACGTATAAACCGCCCAGTTACAGCATGAAAACCACGAGGATGTTTATCCGACCGGCGGCGTTTTAATGGGACGTGGATCCTGGAGAATCGTGGAAACTCTTCAAACTATATCGAATTTACACTTTTAGATGCGTctacaaacaggaaacagtcaGAAAATAACAGGAATGAAGGCTGACTTCATTcctgttattttaaaatgttaaagctGAGGATGAATAAATATTTGAGGACTAAAGTCAGAGGCGGTTTCAGACCCGGTGATCTGTTCGTAAATCATTCTGCGATTTCAAAATCATgtcaaacactgtcacactTTGTCCACCTGCTGTGTAAACGGCCTCGACCTGTTTGTTAGGATTTCCAAACCTCATGTTCCCCCTGTTCCTGAACTCTGCTCGATCAATAAAGACTCAATGTTCACTTCAGCTGCTGTGGTCTGTGgcttcatttcagtcagaatCATCAAAAAAACTCTTCATGTTCTAAGTTTTTGGACTAAAAGATAAGATTCATACAGGTCGACTCACCTGTGCCTGCAAATGTGACTCTGACTTTGGAATCAGTCATATTTGATGCACTGATTCTAAAAAGTTCTCACatacaacactgaaataaatcatgttaaaaagacactttaaatctcttgacctttgacctttggcaTTAAATTAAAGTGGAGATTGCCTGTGTGTAGTTAGGTTGCAGTGTGAATGCAGCAGCTTTAGAATCTGTGTCCTATGGAAAGATGACGtttacacatcacacacatcaaacacgtCTGTAGACGTTTGACCTTTcacatgtttgttttaatccaGTTAAAGCTGTAAGTTTACCATCAAACCTCAGTCCCTGAGTATCTGTGACTTTCTGACCAAGTGTGAGAGGGTTTGTGTTTACTTTCAGGCAGTTTGATAAACTTTGACTTCCTGTGAAGAAAAgttttaaagtgaaatgaaaaccatCACGAGGACAAACATTTTCAGAACATTTAACGTGAGTCCTCTACAGTATGTTTACGTCTTCATTATTAAATGctgttgtattatttgtaaTATCCTGACAAACATGATGCTGATTTGCTGAGACTGAAAGTGACGATGTTCCTCCTTTaatgtgtcattaaaaaacaaagacacgtcacactgatgaaagaaagatgacgggaaagaaaaaaaacaataaaaaaatcaatcaacaaAAGTCAGTGAGTGAGATCTTTGTTCTGTCCAGTGACACAAAATCCAGACGAGCACACAATCACACTGAACGTAGAGCTCAGCTGAAGGTAAACTGAccctgctctgtttgtttgtttgtttgtttgtttgtttgtttgtttgtttgtttttctgcagtgtgtacGAGGCTGAAGCAGCAGAATCAAGATGGCCGACAGTCCCTCGGTCACACCCGGGCGCACAGGAAGCAGCAGTGTCCCGCGAAGTCAGACGTCGCTCTGTGTTCAGATGATGACTGggtaagaaacacacacacacagacacgcacacattcagTGTGTCAGTAATTATCGATTCGTTTATAATCCTGTTTGCTCAGGATGTGAAAGGAGTTTTTGAATATTTGAAGGCATTTCAAGTTATTTTATGTGGTTTAATTTAtagtttataaaatatatattaataagAATTTGAAGAAAATTTCGGTGGCGTGACAAACGTGACAGTATGTCCTCGTGTTTTGTCCCCGTGCTGCAGGGAGCTTGTTGTGGACGCTGGTTTGTGATCGTGGTGAAACTCTTGCCTCCGTAGGTTTCTAAATGCCTGTCTGGCTGCAGACTCCAGGGTTTGATCTCACAGTTTGAGAGCGAAGTGGAGAGAAAACTGTGGAAGGTGTGTAAGACAGCAGAGACGTATGAGGACGCTGCTGAGAAGTCCATGACAGTGATGACGAATGTCCACAACTGGAAGCGGAGAGTCCTGGTCAGCAGATACAGTAAGACTCACTCACGATGTTTGTTCTGGTCAAACACAGGATTATTACATCAATGCCAACGACatcattctgtgttttgtctccaagTGTCAGAGCTGAAGTTTGTGGAACGAGCAGAAGAGTTGTCCAGGAATCTCACGTCACTACGGAAACGATCGTCCAGTTTGTCGCAGAAACTTAAGGAGCTGCAGAGCAGCGTCCAGAGACAGATTGAGGACCTGTATCGAGCCGAGGTGAGGTGTGATTTGAGTGTGACGTCACCGTCACTGGCTCGTTCTCTTAGGACACATCGTGTTCTCCTGGTCGTTTAAGGGGACAGATCAACACTGTGTTGCTATGCTTTTGTTACCAGGTGGACATTGACATGAAGCTGCGAGCCTGCCACGGGTCCTGCCGGTCAGCACTGCCTTTCAGTGTCAATCATTCCAGTTATCAGCTGCTTCTAACTGATATGGAGCAGATGGAGCAGAGAGTCAGGGCCGCTCCGCCTCCTGAGGACACCCCACAGGTCAGGCTGCGGCCTGTGGACGTAAGCCCCGCGCCATCTGCAGAGTATAAGACCATCCCGACAgtccagagggagctgctgaCCCAGTTTGAGGACGTGGGACAGAATCAGTTAGTTCTGGAGCAGCTTCACGGAGACTCTGCAGACGTCTCAGAGCCGGAATGATCTCGACAGTTTACAAAGGAAGTAAGAGACGAATCAGTGTTTCACTTTGTGACTTGGTTTTTAAAGGGTCCTTTCAAATAAACaggatgtttttctgtttggtttaCCAGGTTTATGGTTATAGTTTACAGTGTGACAGACGTCTGCCTCTATTATCTCATATCCACTTGAAA
The sequence above is drawn from the Toxotes jaculatrix isolate fToxJac2 chromosome 23, fToxJac2.pri, whole genome shotgun sequence genome and encodes:
- the fga gene encoding fibrinogen alpha chain — protein: MERLSALVYLTLLCVASSAANIVDPRGARPVEHGTRSEKCAAQKEWPFCTDDDWGSKCPSGCRIQGLMDKYDHTLLKKIEKIRAFLDQNRAKHRSADQVSKQTYDYLRDKLVVDSGYDNNYYDLAQSLRQRITDMKIKIDRQLRILAALKDRVKDQVVEMQRLEVDIDIKLRSCKGSCSSYSEYQVDKESYVELDKQINQLDSQSAQNIETVGTLYVMKSRPLQEVVVSSIYKSGLDGEVAAQQKEDMFPEVKTVQLILEEEGSSSSPATISKVPGTSYSASTSSSSSSSTSSSSSSSSSPTSSKSITELGGRGDGDLFGVGFEGLGHTGTSHMSTVSCTRSTRRTIVHTKDGPVERVEEVIGGGPECQGSTDLTKGGLSSVFPSLSHASSSSSSSSSSSVTSKTVHVGGSKGSLTGNSKTGFGDPFAEVGFDLGAFQTDNAEDDVPDFHARSVKSVRVERQADYVGKDCVEAYQNHLKGETNGLFKIKPGGTDSAGVVEVYCQQEGLMGGWLLVQQRESGLLSFNRSWAEYRDGFGSVDAQGKGEIWLGNQNLHLLTNQSETMLKVELEDWEGEVVSAEYTISVGSEEEGYRLHVSGYSGDAGDALVPDPSHSGMKFSTFDRDNDNWAESCAGIYGSGWWFNSCQAANLNGIYYKGKYDPRENKPYEVENGVVWVTYKPPSYSMKTTRMFIRPAAF
- the LOC121177448 gene encoding fibrinogen alpha chain, whose protein sequence is MRLQTGNMCTRLKQQNQDGRQSLGHTRAHRKQQCPAKSDVALCSDDDWVSKCLSGCRLQGLISQFESEVERKLWKVCKTAETYEDAAEKSMTVMTNVHNWKRRVLVSRYMSELKFVERAEELSRNLTSLRKRSSSLSQKLKELQSSVQRQIEDLYRAEVDIDMKLRACHGSCRSALPFSVNHSSYQLLLTDMEQMEQRVRAAPPPEDTPQVRLRPVDVSPAPSAEYKTIPTVQRELLTQFEDVGQNQLVLEQLHGDSADVSEPE